One window of Flavobacteriales bacterium genomic DNA carries:
- a CDS encoding DUF3098 domain-containing protein codes for MAANTDEALAFDGMNYKLLLIGIGIVILGFILMSGGGTGDPEVFDAKEIFSARRITVAPIVCLIGYIFVIYAIMRKPQETE; via the coding sequence ATGGCAGCGAACACCGATGAAGCCTTGGCCTTTGATGGCATGAACTATAAGCTCCTGCTGATCGGCATCGGGATCGTGATCCTCGGTTTTATCCTGATGAGCGGCGGTGGTACCGGGGACCCCGAGGTCTTCGACGCAAAGGAGATCTTCAGTGCGCGGCGCATCACCGTGGCTCCGATCGTGTGCCTTATCGGATACATCTTCGTGATCTACGCGATCATGCGCAAACCGCAGGAAACGGAGTGA
- a CDS encoding leucine--tRNA ligase, whose translation MAYDHKGIEEKWREEWRKRGTYRVENDTTKPKYYVLDMFPYPSGAGLHVGHPLGYIASDIVARFKRHSGFNVLHPMGYDSFGLPAEQYAIQTGQHPAKTTEENAARYREQLDRIGFSFDWNREVRTSNPDYYKWTQWIFLQLFDSWYDPKADKARPISELIARFEATGCQGQDAEVLTGDIEEAIGPFTAAEWKSFSERTQQMVLQHFRLAYLSDAWVNWCPALGTVLANDEVKDGVSERGGHPVERKRMPQWSMRITAYAQRLLDGLDELDWTTSMKEAQRNWIGRSEGASVKFTLTPSPSPRERGTRSEGASARAGYLTADPAIASRLMEFSKEMRKNPTEAEDKLWQVIRGAGVGAKIRRQHIIDRFIVDFVSLPKRLVIEVDGDIHDLQKEEDAARTQRLKELGFEVIRFTNDEVLRDAHRVKETIKEVLNKRINVAEEEKLAERSEVENDSPLPRRGAGGEGYFSLGEGHNEAIEVFTTRPDTLFGVSFLTLAPEHELVQLVTTDAQRAEVEAYVKTSTNRSERERQAEVDKVSGVFTGSFAKHPFTGKDIPIWVGDYVLAGYGTGAVMAVPGGDQRDWRFAKHFNLPIIAVTEGADIEKGADERKDAVICNEGFLKGMQVPDAIRRATEELEKLGAGEGRINYRLRDAAFGRQRYWGEPIPIYYKDDIPYPLPESALPLELPVIDKFQPTETGEPPLARASKWKWDEANQRISESGIDFPLETTTMPGWAGSSWYFLRYMDPTNEDRFASPEAINYWQQIDLYMGGSEHATGHLLYFRFWTKFLFDRGLIPFDEPAKKLVNQGMIQGVSAVLTFVSNVKVSQDYEDFEGGVIDPVTTPLVYVSNSVVAMGEEYLKEQLLLKYQNYWPSLKTDSAHTQIEFQLSGSNIDVKYILSDDTVVLDLFKEDKMKSFSSVKREIDFVLDGSNRLVARREVEKMSKSKLNVFNPDDIIEKYGADTLRLYEMFLGPLEQSKPWDTHGIEGTSRFLKKFWNLFFESDVLSVSEEAPTDAEQKVLHATLKKVTEDIGKMSFNTSVAQFMIAANELGALKCHKRDILEPLTIALAPFAPHIAEELWSLLGHSDSITTAKWPQWHARFLEESNFSYPISFNGKTRLQLEFPVTLSKEDVEAAVLANPEVQQRLEGKAPKKVIVVHKRIVNIVV comes from the coding sequence ATGGCATACGACCACAAGGGCATCGAGGAGAAGTGGCGGGAAGAGTGGCGCAAGCGCGGCACTTATCGCGTGGAGAATGACACCACGAAGCCGAAGTACTACGTGCTGGACATGTTCCCCTACCCCAGCGGCGCCGGCCTGCACGTGGGGCATCCGCTCGGCTATATTGCCAGCGACATCGTGGCCCGCTTCAAGCGGCACAGCGGTTTCAACGTGCTCCACCCGATGGGCTACGACAGCTTCGGTCTGCCCGCGGAGCAGTACGCCATCCAGACCGGCCAGCACCCGGCAAAAACCACGGAAGAGAACGCCGCGCGCTACCGCGAACAATTGGACCGCATCGGCTTCAGCTTCGATTGGAACCGCGAGGTGCGCACTAGCAACCCGGACTACTACAAGTGGACGCAGTGGATCTTCCTCCAGCTCTTCGATAGCTGGTACGATCCGAAGGCCGACAAAGCACGGCCCATTTCCGAACTGATCGCCCGTTTCGAAGCTACCGGCTGCCAAGGCCAGGATGCGGAGGTCCTTACCGGCGACATCGAAGAGGCCATCGGACCCTTCACCGCCGCGGAATGGAAGAGCTTCAGCGAGCGCACCCAGCAGATGGTGCTGCAACACTTCCGCTTGGCCTACCTCAGTGATGCATGGGTGAACTGGTGTCCCGCATTAGGCACGGTGCTCGCGAACGACGAGGTGAAGGACGGCGTGAGCGAACGCGGAGGCCATCCCGTGGAACGTAAGCGCATGCCGCAATGGAGCATGCGCATCACCGCCTACGCACAACGACTGCTGGACGGTTTGGACGAACTGGATTGGACAACGTCCATGAAGGAGGCCCAGCGGAATTGGATCGGGAGGAGTGAAGGGGCGAGTGTGAAATTCACCCTCACCCCTAGCCCCTCTCCCAGGGAGAGGGGGACGCGCTCCGAAGGAGCTTCAGCGCGAGCTGGCTACCTCACCGCTGACCCTGCGATCGCTAGCCGATTGATGGAGTTCTCCAAGGAGATGCGGAAGAATCCTACGGAAGCGGAGGACAAACTGTGGCAGGTGATCCGAGGGGCAGGGGTCGGGGCGAAGATCCGCAGGCAGCACATCATCGATCGCTTTATCGTGGATTTCGTCTCCTTGCCCAAGCGCTTAGTGATCGAGGTTGACGGCGATATCCACGATCTCCAAAAAGAAGAGGATGCCGCTCGCACCCAGCGATTGAAAGAACTGGGATTTGAAGTCATCCGCTTCACCAATGATGAGGTCTTACGCGATGCTCACCGAGTGAAGGAGACGATCAAAGAGGTGTTAAATAAGCGCATCAATGTTGCCGAGGAAGAAAAGCTCGCGGAACGCTCGGAGGTCGAGAACGACTCCCCTCTCCCTCGGAGAGGGGCCGGGGGTGAGGGATATTTCTCCCTCGGAGAGGGCCACAATGAGGCCATCGAAGTATTCACAACCCGCCCAGACACTCTATTCGGTGTCTCATTCCTAACCCTAGCACCAGAGCACGAACTCGTGCAATTGGTCACCACCGATGCCCAGCGCGCCGAAGTAGAAGCCTACGTAAAGACCTCCACCAACCGCAGCGAGCGCGAGCGTCAAGCCGAAGTGGACAAGGTCTCCGGCGTTTTCACCGGCTCTTTCGCCAAGCATCCCTTCACGGGCAAGGACATCCCCATCTGGGTGGGTGATTACGTGCTGGCGGGCTATGGAACCGGCGCGGTGATGGCCGTGCCCGGCGGCGACCAGCGCGATTGGCGTTTCGCGAAGCATTTCAACCTGCCCATCATCGCCGTTACCGAAGGAGCTGATATTGAAAAAGGGGCCGACGAGCGCAAGGACGCCGTGATCTGCAACGAGGGCTTTCTGAAAGGCATGCAGGTGCCCGATGCCATCCGCCGCGCCACGGAAGAACTGGAGAAGCTGGGTGCCGGCGAAGGCCGCATCAACTACCGGCTGCGCGATGCCGCCTTCGGCCGCCAGCGCTACTGGGGCGAGCCGATCCCGATCTACTACAAAGACGACATTCCTTATCCGTTGCCGGAAAGCGCATTGCCGTTGGAGCTACCGGTGATCGACAAATTCCAACCCACCGAAACGGGAGAGCCACCTCTGGCCCGGGCATCGAAGTGGAAGTGGGACGAGGCAAATCAGCGAATTAGCGAATCAGGAATTGACTTTCCTCTGGAAACAACGACCATGCCCGGCTGGGCCGGCAGCAGCTGGTACTTCCTGCGCTACATGGACCCGACGAACGAGGACCGCTTCGCCTCGCCGGAGGCCATCAACTACTGGCAGCAGATCGACCTCTACATGGGCGGCAGCGAACACGCCACCGGCCACCTGCTCTACTTCCGCTTCTGGACCAAATTTTTGTTCGATCGCGGCCTGATCCCCTTTGATGAACCGGCGAAGAAGCTGGTGAACCAGGGGATGATACAGGGGGTATCGGCTGTGTTGACCTTTGTTAGTAATGTCAAGGTATCTCAGGATTATGAGGACTTTGAGGGGGGAGTGATTGACCCGGTGACGACCCCATTGGTCTATGTGAGCAATTCTGTTGTTGCAATGGGTGAAGAATATTTGAAGGAGCAACTTTTGCTCAAGTACCAGAACTACTGGCCATCATTGAAAACCGATAGTGCACACACCCAGATTGAATTCCAACTCAGTGGATCAAACATAGATGTGAAGTACATTCTAAGTGACGATACTGTTGTCCTCGATTTATTCAAAGAGGATAAAATGAAGTCGTTCAGCAGTGTGAAAAGAGAGATTGACTTCGTCCTTGATGGGAGCAATCGATTGGTTGCGCGAAGAGAGGTTGAAAAGATGTCCAAGTCCAAGTTGAACGTATTCAATCCCGACGACATCATCGAGAAATACGGCGCCGACACCCTCCGCCTCTATGAAATGTTCCTCGGCCCGCTGGAGCAGAGCAAACCTTGGGATACGCACGGCATCGAAGGCACCAGCCGCTTCCTGAAGAAATTCTGGAACCTCTTCTTCGAGAGCGATGTGCTCAGCGTAAGTGAGGAAGCGCCCACCGATGCAGAGCAGAAAGTGCTACACGCCACCCTGAAGAAGGTGACGGAGGACATCGGGAAAATGAGCTTTAACACCAGCGTGGCGCAGTTCATGATCGCAGCGAACGAGTTGGGCGCGCTGAAATGCCACAAGCGGGACATTCTTGAGCCGCTCACCATCGCGCTTGCACCCTTCGCGCCGCACATCGCCGAGGAATTGTGGAGCCTTTTGGGGCATTCCGACAGCATCACCACGGCCAAATGGCCACAGTGGCATGCCCGCTTCTTGGAGGAAAGCAACTTCAGCTATCCCATCAGCTTCAACGGCAAAACCCGCTTGCAGCTGGAATTCCCCGTTACGCTTTCCAAAGAGGATGTGGAGGCTGCCGTGCTGGCGAACCCTGAAGTGCAGCAGCGACTGGAAGGTAAAGCCCCAAAAAAGGTGATCGTGGTACACAAGCGTATCGTGAACATCGTGGTGTGA
- a CDS encoding DUF3108 domain-containing protein, with amino-acid sequence MAQRSLFATAAACLLSFGFAQSGGAPAPTDADAVYPLRTLDQHVFRAGEKLSYVLHYGWLNAGIATLELKEADRKIDGREVLHAVGVGQSTGAFKTFYKVDDHYETYFDKKGVFPWVFVRRVDEGGYTFSQDYLFLQHRRTVTTQEKKTFDVPAHVQDMLSAFYFARTLDYSNAKKGQEFTIPCFMDNEEWNLRMRFVGKETIKLRNGKYRCLKFQPVVQEGRIFKTNEDLNVWITDDANHIPVLAQAKVLVGSIKMELSSYEGLTNPIAKE; translated from the coding sequence ATGGCACAACGATCCCTCTTCGCCACTGCGGCGGCCTGCCTGCTTTCCTTCGGCTTTGCACAAAGCGGAGGCGCACCGGCCCCTACGGATGCGGATGCGGTGTACCCGCTCCGTACGCTCGACCAGCACGTCTTCCGTGCGGGTGAGAAGCTCAGCTATGTGCTGCACTACGGTTGGCTCAACGCAGGAATAGCCACCTTGGAACTGAAGGAGGCCGATCGCAAGATCGACGGCCGCGAGGTGTTGCATGCGGTAGGCGTGGGCCAGAGCACCGGCGCGTTCAAGACCTTCTACAAAGTGGACGATCACTACGAGACCTATTTCGACAAGAAGGGCGTGTTCCCATGGGTCTTCGTCCGCCGTGTGGACGAAGGCGGGTACACCTTCAGCCAGGACTACCTCTTCCTGCAGCACCGCCGCACGGTGACGACGCAGGAGAAGAAGACCTTCGACGTGCCCGCCCATGTGCAGGACATGCTCAGCGCCTTCTACTTCGCCCGGACTTTGGACTATTCCAATGCCAAAAAGGGGCAGGAATTCACCATTCCCTGTTTCATGGACAACGAGGAATGGAACCTGCGCATGCGCTTTGTGGGCAAAGAGACCATCAAGCTCCGCAATGGCAAATACCGCTGTTTGAAGTTCCAGCCCGTAGTGCAGGAAGGGCGGATCTTCAAGACGAACGAGGACCTGAACGTGTGGATCACCGATGACGCGAACCACATTCCCGTGCTGGCGCAGGCCAAGGTGCTGGTAGGCTCCATCAAGATGGAACTCTCCAGCTATGAGGGATTGACCAATCCGATCGCCAAGGAGTAG
- a CDS encoding undecaprenyl-diphosphate phosphatase gives MTVFQAIVIAVVEGLTEFLPVSSTGHMVIVQALLGLEPTEFTKAYMVNIQFGAILSVVALYWKRFFRSFDFYWKLLVAFIPAAIFGLLLGDAIDLLLENVTVVAVALLLGGIVLLFVDNWFKPKGVESISYPRAFGIGIFQCLAMVPGVSRSAATIIGGMGLGLTRKHAAEFSFFLAVPTMAAASGYKMLQGWKADPTIFSGDHIGLLLLGNAVAFVVALLAIRSFVDFLTRHGFRAFGWYRIIIGLVLLVLILSGVDLSMT, from the coding sequence ATGACCGTTTTTCAAGCTATTGTTATTGCCGTAGTTGAGGGGCTCACCGAGTTTTTGCCGGTGTCCAGCACGGGCCACATGGTGATCGTTCAGGCGCTTCTGGGCTTGGAGCCCACCGAGTTCACCAAGGCTTACATGGTGAACATTCAGTTCGGTGCCATCCTCTCCGTAGTAGCACTGTATTGGAAGCGCTTTTTCCGGTCGTTCGATTTCTATTGGAAGTTGCTGGTGGCTTTTATCCCTGCCGCCATCTTCGGGCTGTTGCTGGGTGACGCGATCGACCTCTTGCTGGAGAATGTTACGGTAGTGGCCGTGGCGCTGTTGCTGGGCGGTATCGTGCTGCTCTTCGTCGACAATTGGTTCAAGCCAAAAGGCGTGGAATCCATCTCTTATCCCCGTGCATTCGGGATCGGTATCTTCCAATGCCTCGCCATGGTGCCAGGAGTGTCCCGCTCGGCCGCCACGATCATCGGTGGGATGGGCTTGGGCCTCACGCGGAAGCACGCCGCCGAGTTCTCCTTCTTCCTGGCCGTGCCCACCATGGCCGCTGCTTCCGGCTACAAGATGCTCCAGGGTTGGAAAGCGGACCCGACGATCTTCAGCGGCGACCACATCGGTCTGCTCCTGCTGGGCAATGCAGTGGCCTTTGTAGTAGCACTGCTGGCTATCCGCAGCTTTGTCGACTTCCTCACGCGCCATGGCTTCCGGGCTTTCGGCTGGTACCGCATCATCATCGGCCTGGTATTGCTCGTGCTCATTCTTTCCGGCGTGGACCTGAGCATGACATGA
- a CDS encoding 2-C-methyl-D-erythritol 4-phosphate cytidylyltransferase: MERSTIIVAGGSGKRMASPVPKQFMLVKGKPVLCHVISAFHLYDPAMQIIVVLPKEQIDSWRVLCIGHGFTIDHTVVAGGEERFHSVREGLKEVAHDGLVAVHDGVRPLVSLGLIERCFAAAELHDAAIPVVPVSSSMRELTDEGSRALDRSRLRIVQTPQCFQVELLRKAFKLPYDPAFTDEATLVERMGNLVRLVEGDERNIKVTTPDDLVIAAALLEEGR; this comes from the coding sequence ATGGAACGTTCAACCATCATTGTAGCCGGCGGCAGTGGCAAGCGCATGGCCTCCCCGGTACCCAAGCAGTTCATGCTGGTGAAGGGCAAACCGGTCCTCTGCCACGTTATTTCCGCATTTCACCTGTATGATCCGGCGATGCAGATCATCGTCGTGCTGCCCAAGGAGCAGATCGACAGTTGGCGAGTGCTCTGCATCGGGCATGGCTTTACGATCGATCACACCGTGGTGGCCGGGGGTGAAGAGCGCTTTCATTCCGTCCGCGAAGGGCTGAAGGAAGTGGCACACGACGGACTTGTGGCAGTGCATGATGGCGTTAGGCCATTGGTGAGCTTGGGGCTGATCGAACGCTGTTTTGCGGCTGCGGAACTGCATGACGCCGCGATACCTGTTGTGCCGGTGAGTTCTTCCATGCGGGAGCTTACAGATGAAGGATCGCGTGCATTGGACCGCAGCCGATTGCGCATTGTGCAAACGCCACAGTGTTTCCAAGTGGAACTGCTGCGGAAGGCCTTCAAACTGCCATACGACCCCGCCTTTACCGATGAGGCCACGCTCGTGGAACGCATGGGCAACCTTGTGCGCCTTGTTGAAGGGGATGAACGCAATATCAAGGTGACCACACCGGACGACCTGGTGATTGCAGCCGCATTATTGGAAGAAGGGCGGTAG
- the truB gene encoding tRNA pseudouridine(55) synthase TruB gives MTAELDPEMGAVLLVDKPITWTSFNVVAKIRVGLLVVCGHRVKVGHGGTLDPLASGLLIIGTGTHTKQLQALADEDKTYTATLRLGQSTLSYDAETDVEVERPWKHIDEAAIRDVFPLFTGEIKQRPPDFSAKRYQGERAYRLARAGEEVELPPVALTIHRLELLGIQGSDVTIEVHCSKGTYVRSLAHDIGEALGCGAHLVGLRRTASGSFLVRDARTPEQWSKWLDQWASKRDRPVV, from the coding sequence ATGACCGCGGAGCTGGACCCGGAAATGGGGGCGGTCCTTTTGGTGGACAAGCCCATCACGTGGACCAGCTTCAATGTGGTGGCCAAGATCCGTGTCGGATTGCTTGTCGTGTGCGGCCACCGCGTGAAAGTGGGCCACGGCGGCACCTTGGACCCCTTGGCCAGCGGCCTGCTGATCATCGGAACGGGCACCCACACCAAGCAGTTGCAAGCCTTGGCCGATGAGGACAAGACGTACACGGCCACTTTGCGTTTGGGCCAGAGCACGTTGAGCTACGACGCGGAGACCGACGTGGAAGTGGAGCGGCCGTGGAAGCACATCGACGAGGCCGCCATTCGAGACGTCTTCCCCCTTTTCACCGGTGAGATCAAGCAGCGACCGCCGGATTTCTCCGCCAAACGCTACCAAGGGGAACGCGCCTACCGCTTGGCCCGTGCGGGGGAAGAGGTGGAACTGCCGCCCGTTGCGCTTACCATCCATCGGTTGGAGCTGCTCGGGATCCAGGGCAGCGACGTCACCATCGAGGTGCATTGCAGCAAGGGGACCTATGTCCGGTCACTAGCGCATGACATCGGTGAGGCCTTGGGCTGCGGTGCCCATCTCGTGGGGCTGCGCCGCACGGCCAGCGGGTCGTTCCTTGTCCGCGATGCCCGCACGCCGGAGCAATGGTCGAAGTGGCTGGACCAGTGGGCTTCCAAGCGCGACAGACCTGTGGTATAG
- the queA gene encoding tRNA preQ1(34) S-adenosylmethionine ribosyltransferase-isomerase QueA: MKLTSFKFDVPKELIALYPTKDRDGAKLMVMDRKTGKIEHKKFKNILDYFEEGDTFVANDTKVFPARMWGNKEKTGAKIEVFLLRELNRDSLLWDVVVDPARKIRIGNKLYFGKDDELVAEVIDNTTSRGRTLRFLFDGSYEEFKQTITEMGETPLPHYIKRDLEASDAERYQTIYAKHEGAVAAPTAGIHFSREIMKRAELKGINFANVTLHVGLGTFRPVEVEDLTKHKMDSEQVIIDQKACDIINASIDAKKHVCSIGTTTMRAIESSVSTDDHIKPFNGWTNKFIFPPYDFGVADRMVTNFHMPESTLLMMVAAFGGYDHVWNAYKVAIKEKYRFFSYGDAMLII; the protein is encoded by the coding sequence ATGAAGCTCACTTCGTTCAAATTCGACGTCCCCAAGGAACTCATCGCCCTCTATCCCACCAAAGACCGCGACGGCGCGAAGCTGATGGTGATGGACCGCAAGACGGGCAAGATCGAGCACAAGAAATTCAAGAACATCCTCGACTACTTCGAGGAAGGCGACACCTTCGTCGCCAACGATACCAAGGTGTTCCCGGCCCGCATGTGGGGCAATAAGGAGAAGACCGGTGCCAAGATCGAGGTGTTCCTGCTGCGTGAGCTCAACCGCGACAGTTTGCTCTGGGACGTGGTGGTGGACCCCGCCCGCAAGATCCGTATCGGCAACAAACTGTACTTCGGAAAAGACGACGAGCTCGTCGCCGAAGTGATCGACAACACCACCAGTCGCGGCCGCACCCTGCGCTTCCTCTTCGACGGCAGCTACGAGGAGTTCAAGCAGACCATCACCGAGATGGGCGAGACCCCGCTGCCACACTACATCAAGCGCGACCTCGAAGCCAGCGATGCTGAGCGCTACCAGACCATTTACGCCAAGCACGAAGGGGCCGTGGCCGCACCCACCGCGGGCATCCACTTCAGCCGCGAGATCATGAAGCGTGCCGAGCTGAAGGGCATCAATTTCGCCAATGTCACCCTGCACGTGGGTTTGGGCACCTTCCGGCCGGTGGAGGTGGAGGACCTTACAAAGCACAAGATGGACAGCGAGCAGGTCATCATCGACCAGAAGGCCTGTGACATCATCAACGCCAGCATCGACGCCAAGAAGCATGTCTGCAGCATCGGCACTACCACCATGCGCGCCATCGAAAGCAGCGTGAGCACGGACGACCACATCAAGCCGTTCAATGGATGGACCAACAAGTTCATCTTCCCTCCTTATGACTTCGGCGTGGCGGACCGCATGGTCACCAACTTCCACATGCCTGAAAGCACGCTCCTGATGATGGTGGCGGCCTTCGGAGGTTACGACCACGTGTGGAACGCGTACAAAGTGGCCATCAAGGAGAAGTACCGCTTCTTCAGCTACGGGGACGCGATGTTGATCATCTGA